From Sardina pilchardus chromosome 9, fSarPil1.1, whole genome shotgun sequence, a single genomic window includes:
- the acot8 gene encoding acyl-coenzyme A thioesterase 8, with protein sequence MAETGGKSSVLGMGHTNKPSETLKSQSCNGTNPENMSSSDAPDLRSILVTSVLNLEKIDTDLYSGKHHWVPRTQRLFGGQIVGQALVAAANSVTDQFCAHSLHCYFVRAGDPKVPVLYQVERTRDGRSFCVRSVKAIQYGKPILICQASFHLQQSSVLEHQFTMPSVPPPEELFTVEELIQQYLSIPNLADKAREGLNKILADEVPIEIKPVNPPDFYRRVAMEPKKLFWVRARGHIGDGDMKLHCCVAAYVSDYSFLGTTVLPYPEHRAQFSASLDHAMWFHNTFRADEWMLYECESPWAGGSRGLVQGRLWRRDGVLAASCAQEGVLRMQALSESKL encoded by the exons ATGGCGGAGACCGGCGGAAAGTCGTCAGTCCTGGGCATGGGACATACAAATAAACCAAGCGAAACATTGAAGAGCCAGTCATGTAACGGCACAAACCCAGAAAACATGTCCAGTTCTGATGCACCGGATCTACGAAGCATACTGGTCACTAGCGTTCTAAATTTAGAGAAAATCGACACGGATCTTTACAG TGGGAAGCATCACTGGGTACCTCGCACTCAACGTCTCTTTGGGGGCCAGATTGTTGGACAGGCTTTGGTAGCTGCTGCCAATTCTGTCACAGACCAATTCTGTGCCCACTCTCTTCACTGCTACTTTGTAAGAGCAG GTGACCCCAAAGTTCCAGTATTGTACCAGGTGGAGCGGACCCGAGATGGCCGCAGTTTCTGTGTGCGCTCCGTCAAGGCCATCCAGTACGGGAAGCCCATTCTGATCTGCCAGGCGTCCTTCCACCTCCAGCAGTCCAGTGTCCTGGAGCACCAGTTCACCATGCCCTCCGTCCCCCCGCCAGAGGAGCTGTTTACCGTGGAGGAGCTCATCCAGCAGTACCTCAG TATTCCCAATTTGGCAGACAAGGCCAGAGAAGGACTTAATAAAATCCTGGCAGATGAGGTCCCTATTGAAATCAAGCCAGTCAATCCACCTGATTTCTATAGACGTGTTGCCATGGAACCAAAGAAACTCTTCTGGGTTCGAGCTAGAGGGCATATTG GGGATGGTGATATGAAACTGCACTGTTGCGTGGCTGCGTACGTGTCGGACTACTCATTCCTGGGCACAACTGTGCTGCCCTACCCGGAACACAGGGCCCAGTTCTCAGCCTCCCTCGACCACGCCATGTGGTTTCACAACACCTTCCGTGCTGACGAGTGGATgctgtatgagtgtgagagtcCATGGGCAG GAGGCAGCAGGGGCCTGGTCCAGGGCCGGCTATGGAGACGTGACGGGGTGCTGGCGGCCTCCTGCGCCCAGGAGGGAGTGCTCAGGATGCAGGCCCTGTCTGAGAGCAAACTCTAG